In a genomic window of Polycladomyces abyssicola:
- a CDS encoding TVP38/TMEM64 family protein encodes MMVSYWVDRFTDWGWWAVLVSIVVNGGINLIGFLPSVAITAANTLVWGPWLGGIVSWLGEMLGSAAAFFLYRLGVKKAGLTRHLDWKWVRSLNRMTRQQKLLSLILIRITPFVPSGLVNMAAALTTIPAWIFLAATAVGKIPSISLEVLISYNLTHVESNYIRLGITLIILALGFFIWKRGRWLVPPYETK; translated from the coding sequence ATGATGGTTTCATACTGGGTGGATCGATTTACCGACTGGGGATGGTGGGCTGTTCTGGTCAGTATCGTGGTCAACGGCGGTATCAATTTGATCGGGTTTCTGCCTTCCGTCGCGATTACTGCGGCCAATACACTCGTCTGGGGTCCCTGGCTGGGGGGAATCGTTTCATGGTTGGGGGAAATGCTGGGTTCAGCTGCTGCTTTTTTTCTGTATCGCTTAGGGGTAAAAAAAGCGGGCCTCACCCGGCACCTGGATTGGAAATGGGTTCGTTCTCTCAACCGGATGACCCGACAACAGAAACTGCTTTCCCTGATCCTGATCCGGATCACCCCGTTCGTCCCATCCGGATTGGTCAACATGGCAGCTGCCCTGACTACCATTCCCGCGTGGATTTTTTTGGCAGCGACTGCCGTTGGAAAAATCCCATCCATCTCACTTGAGGTGCTGATCAGTTATAACCTGACCCACGTAGAATCCAACTATATCCGATTGGGCATTACATTGATCATATTGGCACTGGGATTCTTCATTTGGAAACGGGGACGGTGGCTGGTGCCACCGTACGAAACCAAATGA